The genome window ACGGAGTGAAGCTGGAACGACTCTCGCGATATCAGCAACGGACGTTCAACGCATCCTCTTGGATCCGGCAGTGCGAGGAATTCACGAACCAGATCCGGACCGGCCGCGTCGACGACTCGATTGAGTGGGATAAGGCTTGGGACTTCGGATACGACAGCCTCTGCCTCAATTTCCGGCTCACGCCCGAGGTTGTGAACCTCCTGAATCTGCTCAGCACGGACAGCATCGTGCCGCTGATCTTGGCTGCGATCGGCTCAATGGAAATGTACCGCAAACAAACCCACGTCCCCGAGGCGTTGGTGATCCCCGGAATGGAAGGAAACCACGATGTCGAATGAGATCAAACTCACGCAGTCCCTTGATGACCGCCAATACATCGAGGCACTCCAGAAGCAGTACCAGCTGATGGAGAAGATGGAGAAGAGGTTGGACGGCGTTGCGAAGGCTGCGAAGAAGGCCGGCAACGACGGAAAGAAGGCGATGGACGATTGCAGCAAGAGCATCGAAGATGCCGTGGAGGCGACTGTCGGCTGGGCGGCCGGCCTCCTTTCCATCTCGTCAGGCTTCAATCTCGTCACGTCGGCGAACAAGGCAGCCCGTGAAGAGGCTGAGAAGACCGGGCGCGAATACGACGCGCTGATTCGAAAGGTTGCCGTCCTGGGGAATATGTCTTCGCTTCAAACGAAGCAGGCGCAAGCGACCCTGATGGAAACCGCGAAGGAGGTCGGCTGGACGAAAGAGCAGGCCACGTCGGCAGCAGTTGCGCTCATGGGGGCTGGCTTCTCAACGGAAGAAGCTATCGGCCCGTCGGCCGTGGCGCTGGGAAAGGTGATGGCGGCCTCTGGTGAAATCGACGCTGATCCGGGCGAGATTGCCACCGCGACGGCGAACTACAATAAGGCCATCGGCAAGCCGATGAATGCTGAGTCGATTCTTGAGATGGGCAAGCGGGCGGTCGGTCTCGACGCCACCAATTTCACGCTCAACAACATTCCTGATGTGGCGAAGATTGCCGCAGGCTTGAACCGGATCAATCCGGAAGAACAGTTTGCGATTCAGGCAGCTCTGCAGGATGTCTACCCGACCGGTGCGGAGGCTTCCACGGCGTTCAAGTCGATCTACGGAAGCCTCACGTCCAAGGGGAACCGGAAGGAGTGGCAAGAGGCAGTCGGGCGGCTTGGCCTGAAAGCGGATGACATCGACTTCCTTGGCGAGGACGCGGCAACCGTTCTCGACCGGATCAACACCGCCTATGAAGCTGCACCTCAGAAAACCCGCGACAATGAGATGAACTCTATCTTCGGGGAGTTTGGCCCGGCGGTCGTGAACCTGATGCAGAATGCAGGCAAGGTTCGAAAGAACATCGCGTTACAGAAGGACACGTCAGCCTTTGACAACAAGGTCGCGATCGCCACTTCCGGACGGAACGCCGGAGAGCGGCGGATGGACGTTGAGCTTGAGGGGCTCAGGCTCCAAAACGATCAGCAGGACGATCTGTTTGCCAAACAACGGGAGATCTTGTTCCTGAAGCAGGGCGAGCCCGCGGCCCACAACGCCATCAATGCGGCTGGCTACAGCGCGATGCGATCACTGGGTGTCTCCCAGCGAACGGCGCACGGCATGTTCTCGCCAATGAACATCTCGTTCGACGACGTGACGAAGGCGATGAACGCGAACACGCGAGCGCTCGACAAGAACTCTGAGTTGATGCAGAAGCAGAACGGTGGAGCACCTGCATCTCCCGTGATGCAGCAGGGACGGCAGCAGTAGCCGGCGGGGGTGGAGGGTGTCCGGGAGGGGTGTAGCACGACCCCCTTCCGGCCCCTCTCTCCGGCCCTCTCAGGGGGCAAAAACGAGTCCGATACCCCCCTACTTCGGGTCCTCTCCCGACGCAGAGCCAGCGCGGGGTGCCCCGCATCGCAAATATTTTGCGCATAGTGACCCCTTTGCGGGGGCAATCTGGCTGCTTTTGCACTCCGATTGCCACAAACCGTTTCGGGGTCTGATCTTTGGCAACTCGATTTTCGTCGGCCGTCGCCAATTCGGCTTCGAATCGCATTCAGAAGTGAGCGCATAGGGCGAGATCAATCTCTGCGGGCATCGCGCCCCGCTCCACGCCATTTCTACGGGCGACCTCCCTGATCAGCGTTCTGATGGGACTGCCTTCTGCTTGTGCGGCGTTCCGAACTGCGTAAGAAGGGTAGATGATCGCCGCAAGCCACGACACGGGCGCCAACATCCGGCAGCGATCCTGCGCCGACTTCGGAAGCGATTCCCAAAAGTGCCGAGTCTCTGGTGAATCAGCGTTTCGAGGATCCACAAACTCTCTACCATCAGCAGTGTCTGGCGCCAGAATGCGCCACTCTGATTCATCGTAGAAGTCGTAGCCCATCGGTCCATTGTCGTTCTTGTCGAACGGCTTGAAGAACTGAAGAAGACTCCGATCCTTGAGGTCATGCGCGCATGCTTCTAACAGAATGTCCTCTCGCTCGTTGCGAGTGTTGATATACAGCATGGGCCGGCCCCTGCGGTTGAAGAGGAACGGTCTTTTAACCGCGATCCCTAGAGATCCATATTGGGCAGCATGCGACCGTGATTGAGACAACTTGAGTTCGGTGAAGCACACGCCTGTCGCTTCTGGAATCTCTATACCATGGCGAGTCGTCCAGCCACCTTGAGGGGTGAGCCAGAATCCGTGTCGCAGGATCGATTCCAAGCGATGCAGGTAGCTATCGATGACGGCTTGCGGAGTTTCCTTCTCACGCACTCGTATTGGATCGTATTTCAGTTCGTTATCGAGGTCCTTCCCTGTCCAGTGCACCAGCAAGTCGGAATGAACGGCGAAGTCTGAAGGCATGTGAAGATGGCGCGTGCGAGTATAGGCGAAACGTCAATCGGACGTGAAACAGCTCCA of Planctomyces sp. SH-PL14 contains these proteins:
- a CDS encoding abortive infection system antitoxin AbiGi family protein; translation: MPSDFAVHSDLLVHWTGKDLDNELKYDPIRVREKETPQAVIDSYLHRLESILRHGFWLTPQGGWTTRHGIEIPEATGVCFTELKLSQSRSHAAQYGSLGIAVKRPFLFNRRGRPMLYINTRNEREDILLEACAHDLKDRSLLQFFKPFDKNDNGPMGYDFYDESEWRILAPDTADGREFVDPRNADSPETRHFWESLPKSAQDRCRMLAPVSWLAAIIYPSYAVRNAAQAEGSPIRTLIREVARRNGVERGAMPAEIDLALCAHF
- a CDS encoding phage tail tape measure protein; this encodes MSNEIKLTQSLDDRQYIEALQKQYQLMEKMEKRLDGVAKAAKKAGNDGKKAMDDCSKSIEDAVEATVGWAAGLLSISSGFNLVTSANKAAREEAEKTGREYDALIRKVAVLGNMSSLQTKQAQATLMETAKEVGWTKEQATSAAVALMGAGFSTEEAIGPSAVALGKVMAASGEIDADPGEIATATANYNKAIGKPMNAESILEMGKRAVGLDATNFTLNNIPDVAKIAAGLNRINPEEQFAIQAALQDVYPTGAEASTAFKSIYGSLTSKGNRKEWQEAVGRLGLKADDIDFLGEDAATVLDRINTAYEAAPQKTRDNEMNSIFGEFGPAVVNLMQNAGKVRKNIALQKDTSAFDNKVAIATSGRNAGERRMDVELEGLRLQNDQQDDLFAKQREILFLKQGEPAAHNAINAAGYSAMRSLGVSQRTAHGMFSPMNISFDDVTKAMNANTRALDKNSELMQKQNGGAPASPVMQQGRQQ